The genome window GGAGTTACTGTTACTGTCAATAAGAGTGAGATAAGAGAATTAAATAAATTTATACCTGAAACTTATAAATGGAATAAAAATGCTGACAAAGGTTCTCTTAAATATATAAGAAACTCCGGTGAACAAAAATTAAATGGATACCAAACACTTGCATTTTCTCGTATAAGAAAAAATGATAGTACAGATGAAAGAGATAGAAGACAAAGAAGTGTTATACAAAGTTTAATAAATGGTGTTAAGGATTTACCAGTTACTAAATATCCTAATCTAGTTAATACAATACTTCCGTACGTAAAAACTAATATGAACCCTAATGAAATAATATCTTTAGGAAAAGAACTTTTAAGTATAGGAAATTTAGACCTTAAATCCATGGAATTTCCTCTTTCTACTGAAAATGGTAGAAAAATAGGTAATGCAGGCTATGTAATACCTTTTGAGGAATATGAACTAGATGCAATGCATGATTTCATATTTAAAGACATTATGGTTGAAGATTAGAAATTCCAAAACAAACTAATAATTTGATGATAAATACATACCTCTTAAATGCAAATTACTTTGTATTTATGGGGTGTGTTTTTATTTTAAAATATAAATTACTTTTAAAAAATATATTATATATACTTTTAACTGTATATATAGGTCGATAAATTTTCTTATAAATTATATTATTGTCTTTTTTTTGTAACTGAAACAAGTATTGAATATATTTCAATACTTTAATATAATTAAGTGTATGCTATTAAAAAATATACAGGAAAAAGAAGAAAGAAGGGGTACTTTTGTCAAAATTAAAGAAATTTGTTATACTACTGGCTTTCTTGGTAGTACTATTCCCTATAAGTGTCTATGGATATTTTTATTATAAATTGTCTGCTATTCATGACTCAAGCATAAGTAGTGATTTATTAGATAACAATGACCATAAAAATGAAAATGGTATAACTAATATACTACTTATGGGAACAGATGCTAGACCAAATGAAGATTCTTCAAGGTCAGATGCTATGATGATACTTACCATTGATAACAAACACAATGATATCAAACTTACATCACTAGCTCGTGATAGCTATGTAGACATCCCTGGCTATAGTAAACAAAAACTTACTCATGCTTATGCTTATGGACAAGCTGATTTATTAATACAAACTATTGAAGAGAATTTTAATATTGATATTCAGAATTATGCTTGTGTTAATTTCGAATCATTTATGTATATAATTGATGCTATTGGTGGTGTTGAAGTTACCATTGAAAAAGGAGAAATACACGAACTAAATAAATTTATTCCTGAAACTTATAAATGGAATAAAAGTGATGATAAAGGTAGCATACAATACATTAGAAAATCTGGAGATCAAACTTTAAATGGATATCAAGCACTATCTTTTGCACGTATCAGACACAACGATACAGCCTTTGCTAGAGATGGTAGACAGAGACAGATTATACAAGCTATAATCAAGAAAACAGAAACTTTACCTGTCACTAAATATCCAGGTTTATTAGATGCTGTTCTTCCATATGTTAAAACTAACATGAAACCTAATGCAATACTTTCTTTAGGAGCTCAAGTTTTAAAAATGGGTGACTTAAATGTTAAGCAATTTGAATTCCCTATTGATGATGAAATTCACAGTACAGGTGGTATATATGGAAAAGCTGGATGGGTTCTTAGATTTGACCCAGATACTTTAGACATATTACATGATTTTATATTTAATGACATAGAATTTAAACAATAAGAAATTTAACATAAAGTTTACTGCAAATATAAGATTAAATATAAAAAAAGAACTATATCGCATAATTATTTTCAAGTTATTGTTTACACTTGATTGTAAAATGCATATAGTTCTTTTTTATTTTCTAATTTTTCTTGATAATTTTCATTTTAATCGACTTTTAATCTACATTCATAAAATAATCTATATTTTAAATTAACTTTTTTATTACTTAACTAAGTTTAAGAAAGTGTTTAATGTGTTTTGATTTATGCCATCTCCAACTTCATATACTAGAGCAGTTTTCTTAGGCTCTAAAGCTGTTTTTTGAGCAGATGTCACACTATTTCCAAGCATAACTACTGGTGATTTTAATTTAGCTGCTAAAGGTCCTGATGTTAATGCATCTACTAACTGATTACTTTTACTTACAAACATTGATGGATATTCAGCATTAGGATAGAATTTTTGTATTACTTTTCCATTTGTTTCTTCTCTATTTTCCCCAGCTATTCTATTTTTAGATACATCGTTTGTAATAACCTTATCTAATCTAGTTATTACTGAATCAGATATACTTAGATTACCACCTATAAAATAAGCATCTTTTACTTTTAAGTCTGATATCCAATTGTAAACTTCATCACTTACATTATCTTTTGATACTAGTACGATTGGCTGCTTTTCTTCTCCTGCTTTTGAAGCTATAGAAAGAGAATCTGCTTCACCTGTACCACTTGTTATATATAGTTTCTCTACTGGATTATTTTTTACTAATTCTTTTGCTATCATTAAAGATGTACTATATCTATCTGAACCACCAACTCTATTTATTGATACATTTGATAATGTATCTTTTATCTCACTTTCAACTTTATCTCCAATAGAATTATTTCCTCCAATTAGAACAACTTTATTGGGATTAAGTCTTTTTATCTCATTCTTAGTAGATGTTGGTATATTATCTTTATTTACCAATAGTATAGGAGCATCATTTGCTGTAGCAAGTGGTGTTGATGTTATACCATCAACTATAGAGTACCCATTTACTAGTACTACTGTATCTGAATTTTTAGCCCAACCTTTTTTACTTATTGATACTGCTGTGTCATATCTTTCAGCACCTCTTAATTTCTCCACTTTAACATTAGATGGTGGAGCAACTGGCTCTTCACTGCTGGAATATAGGCTCTTTAAATCCTTTTGTATAGAAGTGCTATTTGCTATATCTTTAGCTGAAAAATACATACTACCTTTTATTTCACTATACTTTCTATTTAATGTTACTTGTTGTACTATTTCTTTTGCTATATTTTGCCCATTATAACTTGATTGACCTTGCTTATATATGCCTTGTCCTATGTATAAATCTACGTCTGTTCCTTTTACTTCGTTAGCCCACCATGCCACTAATTTAGAATAATCTGCTGCTTTAAGACCAATTGGCCAGTAAAGCTGTGGAACTACATAATCAATTAATCCTTGTTTTATCCATGCTCTTGTATCTGCATATGTACCTACATAACTTTCATTTCCTGATGTATCTGAACCTGTTGGGTCGCTACTTTTGTTTCTCCATATCCCAGCTGGACTTACACCAAATACAACATTAGATTTTATACTCTTTATAGACGCTTTTACACCTCTAAGTAGAGTATTTACATTTTCTCTTCTCCAATTGTCTTTATTTTGTCCATTTCCATATTTTTGATATGTAGCAGTATCGTTGAAACTTACTCCTGGATAGAAATAATCATCAAAATGAACGCCATCTATATCGTAATTTTGAACTACCTCTGCTATACTATCCACTATGTACTTTCTAACTTCTGGTAAACCTGGGTCATAGTAATACTTATTTCCATGTTTAATTACCCAGCTTGGATTTTTCTTTGCCGGATGGTTTGCTGGCAATTTATCAATGCTCTCATCTGCCATAGTTATTCTGTATGGATTAAACCATGCATGGAATTCCATTCCCCTTTTATGTGCTTCTTCTATTAAAAATGGTAATGGGTCATATCCAGGGTCTTTACCTTGTGTACCTGTAAGATATTCAGACCATGGATTTATATTTGATTTATATAAAGCATCTGATTTTGGTCTTACTTGAACCACTGCTGTATTTATCCCTGAACTTTTTAATTTGTCCAATAAATCTGTGTATTCCTTTTTTTGCTTGGCTTCATTATTTTTAGTCTTAGGCCAGTCTAAATTATAAACTGTAGATATCCAAGCAGCTCTCATTTCCCTATCATTTGATGAATCAGCAAATGAACTTACACTACACATAGTAAGTGTCATTATCAATGATAATACTAATATACTTATTTTTTTCATTTCATCCCCCTTAATTTCTTAAATTTATTTTTTTATACAATATACTTATTACTAAGTATATCTAAAACTCACATTATCTGTCAAATATTGAATAATATAGTTAAAATTTATTATAAAAAAACAGCAAAGAAATTTACCTTCTTTGCTGTTTTTGTAACGTTCATCACTATTTTAATATTACTAAACTCTTAAATATCTATGTAAAACATTAAATGTAATTATACATACTTAATGTTAATATCCAATCTTATGTAAATCAATATCTATTATTATTATAAAACACGTGTAGCAGTTATAAGTCTTCTAGCATAATTAGTTCCTGGAGCCATGCTAGTAACTTTCACTACATCTCCTGTTTGTGGTGAATGTATGAATTTAGAATCCCCTACATACAACCCAACGTGATTTATTGAACCACCTGAACCAAAGAAAACTAAATCTCCTGGTTTTAATTCTGCTCTAGATACTTTCTTTCCTACTGTTGCTTGTGATCTTGATACTCTTGGTAAATTAACTCCTGCTCCATTTTTATAGACATAAGAAGTGAACCCAGAACAATCAAAAGAATTTGGTCCAGTTGCTCCCCATCTATATGGCTTACCTTGTTGTTTAAACGCTAAGTTTAAAACATTTTGTACCTTTGAGTCTACATTTCCACCTTCAATAGTTAAATAATCTCCATTTACCCATCCTGTAACATTGTCAACTGTTTTTATTTTAATCCATCCATTTGAATGTAATTCTAAAACTTCAACTTTGTCTCCTGTGTTTATCTTTCCCACTACTGCATCATTTGCACTAGCTCCACTTCTTACATTTAAAAAATCACACGGGTCTACTGTTGCACTCATAGGTGAATTAGTCAGTTCTGCTGCACTAGCTGTTATTGCTCCTGCTTCTACTGTTACAACTCCTGCTATTAACACCATAGCTATAAATTTTTTCAATATATGTTTTTTATTTTTAATATTCATCATAATCTCAAGTACCTAATCCTTTCGAAAATTTAACATTTTGTTCCTTCATTTCCAATTCCTAATTAACATTCTATCTTACATCAAAATAAATTGCAACCTTTTTTGTAATCTTTTTGTAATCTTTTTGTAATCTTTTGTTTCTTTTTAGTATATATTTGTTTCTTTTTGCTCCCCCTGGTTACAAATTAGAAATATATTCTACTTATCTCGAGTTATTGCAATTTCCTTGATGTTAGCATCTTCTGGTTTAATATAAGTTGGCACTAATTTTCTCATAATACCATCTATTTTTTCAATTTCCTCGTTATTAGTAATTTCTCTTAAAAGTTTTAGGTATTTTGTTATTTTTTCTCTATCGACATCTATTGGTTTACCAATAAAAATCTTTTTATGCTCTGTATCCAACAGACCTTCTTCCGACATAAGTAGTTCTTCATACAACTTCTCACCTGGTCTAAGACCAGAAAATTCAATTTTTATATCAACATCTGGCTCAAATCCACTGAATTTAATCAAATTTTTGGCTAAATCTAATATTCTTACCGGCTCTCCCATATCAAGCACAAATATTTCCCCGCCTTTAGCCATAGCTCCAGCTTGTATGACTAAACCTACTGCCTCTGGTATTGTCATAAAATATCTAATGATATCTGGATGAGTAACTGTCACTGGTCCACCATCTTCAATTTGTTTCTTAAAAAGTGGAATTACACTACCATTACTACCAAGTACATTTCCAAATCTAACAGCAACAAATTCAGTCTGGCTTTCAGAATTCATAGTCTGTATAATCATTTCAGCAGCCCTTTTAGTAGCTCCCATTATATTAGTAGGGTTTACAGCCTTATCTGTAGATATAAGGACAAATTTCTTAACTCTATATTTTGAAGATAATCCAGCTATATTTAAAGTTCCAAATATATTATTCTTTATAGCTTCACCAGGGCTTGATTCCATAAGAGGAACATGTTTATGTGCTGCTGCATGAAATACTACTTCTGGCTTATATTTATTAAATATTTCATCCATTCTTTTTTCTTCTCTTATTGACGCTATTACTGTCTTTAAATCTAACTCATTTCTATATTTTCTAAGTAATTCTTGTTGTATTGAATAGGCATTGTTTTCATAATTATCAACTATAATAAGCTCTTTAGGATTAAAACTTGCAATCTGTCTGCAAAGCTCTGAGCCAATTGAGCCTCCTCCTCCAGTTACTAGGATTACTTTTCCCTCAATATAATTGCTTATCTCTCTTAAATTTGTTTTTATAGGTTCTCTACCCAACAAGTCTTCTATTTCTACTTCTCTAATCTGTTTTATATCAACTTTTCCATCTATAATTTCGTAAATTCCCGGTATTGTCTTTATTTTGCAGTTAGTGTTTTTACATATATCAATAATTTCTTTTTTTCTACGTTTCTCTATATTTGCTATTGAAAAGATTATTTCATCTACATTATATTTTTCAACTACCTCTTTTATATTTGAAGTTGTCCCTACAATTTTTACGTTATGAATTATTCTTCCAATCTTATTTTTATCATCATCAATTATAGCCACTGCTACTTTTTTAAGTTCTGGATTTCTTTTTAATTCCTGTATAACCATTTCTCCTGCATCTCCTGCACCAATTATAAGGATATTTGAAACCTTTCCTCTAGAATATGTCTTATTTATAACTATTCTTATAGCTCTATAGGCTATTCTCGCACCACTTGTGAACATTATAATAAATATTGTATTTAGTACATAAAACATTATAGGATAATCAAACCCTAATAATTTATTTATTACATAAGCTGGAATTAAATAAACTAAAGTTGCTATAAAAATAGATATAATTTCTTCTTCTCCTGCATATCTCCATAATGTGTTATAACACTTAAACAATCTAAATGATACTATATGAAGTACTATATATATACAGGCTGAAATTGTTATATCATTAATAGTAAATACATTTAAATTACCTGTCAAACTCAAAGACATTCGAAATGCTACTAGCACGCTACAAATATCTAGAATTAATAATGTTAATTGTCTAAATTTATATTTTTTAAAAAGCTTATCAAAAAAGCTTTCTTTCTCTAAATCTATACTTTCTCGCATAACTAGAAGCCCTCCATTAAACAGCAAAAGCTACGCACCTAAGCATAGCCAACAACATCTATCTTTTGCTGTATTTTTTAATTTTATTTTTTATATTTATCAAATATAGAATCATAAATTTTTTCTATATCATTAAAGTTCAAATTAACTTCATAATTTTCTCTAACAAATTGACGACCTTTTTTACCCATACTAAGTCTAAGTTCATCATTTTCCATTAGTTTTATTATAGCATTTTTTATTTCTTCTGGTTGTTTTGGTTCTACAATTAAGCCAGTTTCATTTTCCCATACAGATTCTGGATGTCCACCTACGTTTGTAACTATGACAGGTACTTCACACGCCTCTGATTCTATAGCTGCCACCCCAAATCCCTCTCTTAAAGAAGGAAATACAGTTACGTCAAAAGAATTAAAAGTCTTACTGACATTTTCTGGAGATATTCTTCCCAAGAACTGAACATCACCTTCTATTTCTAATTCTTTAGTTAAATTTATTAGGTTGTCCATCTGACTTCCAGAACCACCTATTTTAAGAATTATTTTCTTCTCTTTATATTCATCTTTTAGCATCTTAAATGCTTGTATTAAATATTCTATTCCATATTTTTTTTCTAGACTCTTTATAATTCCTATTACAAAAGCATCTTCTTTTTCTACTTCCATAGGCTTAAACCTATCCATATCTACTCCAAAAAAGGTTACATCTACATGTTTAGCTGTATATTTATTAGCCTCTTTAGCCATATCTCTACTATTTGAAAAAATATAGTCTGCTTTTCTAAAGTTATGTTTTATAATTTGTTTTTGTATAAAACCATTGTTAGGAAAATCATAAATATCAGTACCCCAAACAGAAATAATATATGGATGATACCCAAGTAGACTTCCTATAAATCCATAACTACTTGCATATTGTGCATGTAATATATCTGGTTTTATTTCATTTACCAGCTTCTTTATTTTCTTTACTGAACCTAAGTATCCTGTTTTTTTAGAAATATTTTCATTTTTTAGTTCTTCTACATTAGAACCAAAGTCATAAATTTTTATTCCTTCCATGTAACCTCCATTTAAAGAAATTACATGAATGTCATATCCTTTATTTTTAAAAAAACTACACCATTTTAAAGTATGAGGATTTGACCCATCAGCTAAATAACAAACAGTCTTCATAATATTTACCTTCCTATCGAATAATACTCAATCCCTAACTCTTCCATATCTTTAACCTTATAACAATTTCTCCCATCAAGAACTAAAGGATTTTTCATCTTTTCCTTATACTTATGTATATCATAATTTAATACATCTTTCCATTCTGTCATTATAAAACATATCTCTGCATCTTCTATCGCATCATCTACAGAATCAGCATAAAGTATAGAGTCACCAAATATTTTCTTAGTATTGCTTACACCAATTGGGTCGTATGCAGTTACTCTTGCCCCTCTTTCTAGCAAATATTTTATATTTGGTATAGATGGAGCTTCTCTTATATCATCAGTGTCTGGTTTAAAAGTCAAACCCAAAACGGCAACCTTCATGTCTTGAAAACTCTCTACTAGTTTAGATGCCTTTCTAACCAATTTAAGTTTTTGGCTTTCATTCACTTCTATTGCAGCTTTTACTGTTTTCAATTCATAACCATTATGTTCTGATAGCCAGTGAAGAGCTTTTGTATCTTTTGGAAAGCAAGAACCTCCATATCCTATTCCAGCCTTTAAAAACTTACTTCCTATTCTATCATCATAACTCATTCCTAAAGCTACATCTTCTATGTTAGCTCCAGCTATTTCACAAAGATTTGCAATATCGTTCATAAATGATATTTTAAGAGCCAAAAAGTTATTTGACGCGTACTTTATCATTTCAGCACTATTTCTATTTGTAACTATTATAGGTTGATTAAAAGGCTTATAAATTTCCTCTAATATATCTCTAGCCCATTCACTTTCTACACCTATAACGATTCTTGAAGCATGCAGAGTATCTTTTACTGCTGTTCCTTGTGATAAAAACTCTGGATTAGATGCAAGTTCTACTTTTACATCATTTTTTAGGTTTCTATTTATATAATCTTCTATTTCTTCATTTGTACCAATTGGCACTGTAGATTTTATTACCACTAGAGTATCTTTTGTTACAGTTTCAGCTATTTGTTTTGCAACTGACTTTATATAATCTAAATTAGCTGAACCATCACTTCTCTCTGGAGTACCTACAGCTATTAATATTACATCTACATCTTCATACGCTTTTCTATAGTCAGTAGTGTAATCTATTCTTCCTCTGTTGTAATTTTTAACCATAAGTTCTTCTAGGTCTTCTTCATATATAGGAGCTCTTCCAAGCTTCATTGATTTAACTTTTTGTTCATCTACATCGACGCATACTACATTTTCATTACCTACCTCTGCTAGACAAACACCTGTAACCAATCCTACATAACCAGTCCCAGCTATAGCTATTTTCATTATTTTTACCTCCAAGTATATAAAACTTATACTCTTTTCTTGATAGCATTAAAAACATAGAAACAAAATACATATAGGGTTTTTGGTAAACTTAAATTTTCAACATTTCTATAAGTATTCCAAGTTCGTTTTAATGCTTTTATCTTATTGCTTGATATAGAATTTCCAACTAGCCTATAATTCACTAAATCTTTCTGAATTCCATATGCATATTTTTCCTTTTTAAGTAACTGTAACCAAGTTGCAGTATCTTGTCCTCTTCTTACTAAAGGCATACTAAATTCACCTACGATATTCTTATCAATGACTACAGTAGAACACCCTATTATAGTATTTCTAAGCAGTCCCTCATAGTCAATCTTTTTAGGTGCTTTTGCAACTTTACTCGTTTTTTTTCCATCTTGTCTCATATATCTATAAGATGTAAAAGAAAATCCGATATTTTCTTTTAACATATATTCTATCTGAATTTCTAACTTTTTACTATCCCATAAATCATCACTATCTACAAATGCGATAAATCGACCTTCCGCATTTTTAATACCAACATTTCTAGATACTGCAGCTCCAGAATTTTTTTCAAGCTTTATATATTTTATTCTAGCATCTTCTTTTTGAAAACTT of Clostridioides sp. ES-S-0054-01 contains these proteins:
- a CDS encoding LCP family protein, which translates into the protein MSKLKKFVILLAFLVVLFPISVYGYFYYKLSAIHDSSISSDLLDNNDHKNENGITNILLMGTDARPNEDSSRSDAMMILTIDNKHNDIKLTSLARDSYVDIPGYSKQKLTHAYAYGQADLLIQTIEENFNIDIQNYACVNFESFMYIIDAIGGVEVTIEKGEIHELNKFIPETYKWNKSDDKGSIQYIRKSGDQTLNGYQALSFARIRHNDTAFARDGRQRQIIQAIIKKTETLPVTKYPGLLDAVLPYVKTNMKPNAILSLGAQVLKMGDLNVKQFEFPIDDEIHSTGGIYGKAGWVLRFDPDTLDILHDFIFNDIEFKQ
- a CDS encoding C40 family peptidase; this translates as MMNIKNKKHILKKFIAMVLIAGVVTVEAGAITASAAELTNSPMSATVDPCDFLNVRSGASANDAVVGKINTGDKVEVLELHSNGWIKIKTVDNVTGWVNGDYLTIEGGNVDSKVQNVLNLAFKQQGKPYRWGATGPNSFDCSGFTSYVYKNGAGVNLPRVSRSQATVGKKVSRAELKPGDLVFFGSGGSINHVGLYVGDSKFIHSPQTGDVVKVTSMAPGTNYARRLITATRVL
- a CDS encoding LCP family protein; the encoded protein is MSGLKKFVIFLALLVIAFPISIYGYVFTKLKTIQDDSINTEALSSNDYKNEENITNILLLGTDARPGEEVSRSDAMMILTIDNKNKSLKLTSLNRDTYVNIPGHGEQKLTHAYVYGQANLLIETIEENFQLDIQNYAVVDFFSFMDIVDALGGVTVTVNKSEIRELNKFIPETYKWNKNADKGSLKYIRNSGEQKLNGYQTLAFSRIRKNDSTDERDRRQRSVIQSLINGVKDLPVTKYPNLVNTILPYVKTNMNPNEIISLGKELLSIGNLDLKSMEFPLSTENGRKIGNAGYVIPFEEYELDAMHDFIFKDIMVED
- a CDS encoding UDP-glucose/GDP-mannose dehydrogenase family protein, which produces MKIAIAGTGYVGLVTGVCLAEVGNENVVCVDVDEQKVKSMKLGRAPIYEEDLEELMVKNYNRGRIDYTTDYRKAYEDVDVILIAVGTPERSDGSANLDYIKSVAKQIAETVTKDTLVVIKSTVPIGTNEEIEDYINRNLKNDVKVELASNPEFLSQGTAVKDTLHASRIVIGVESEWARDILEEIYKPFNQPIIVTNRNSAEMIKYASNNFLALKISFMNDIANLCEIAGANIEDVALGMSYDDRIGSKFLKAGIGYGGSCFPKDTKALHWLSEHNGYELKTVKAAIEVNESQKLKLVRKASKLVESFQDMKVAVLGLTFKPDTDDIREAPSIPNIKYLLERGARVTAYDPIGVSNTKKIFGDSILYADSVDDAIEDAEICFIMTEWKDVLNYDIHKYKEKMKNPLVLDGRNCYKVKDMEELGIEYYSIGR
- a CDS encoding glycosyltransferase family 2 protein, which translates into the protein MNEPLVSIITPVYNSEEFLSETIKSIQNQTYKNWQLLLVDDCSKDNSSEIIKSFQKEDARIKYIKLEKNSGAAVSRNVGIKNAEGRFIAFVDSDDLWDSKKLEIQIEYMLKENIGFSFTSYRYMRQDGKKTSKVAKAPKKIDYEGLLRNTIIGCSTVVIDKNIVGEFSMPLVRRGQDTATWLQLLKKEKYAYGIQKDLVNYRLVGNSISSNKIKALKRTWNTYRNVENLSLPKTLYVFCFYVFNAIKKRV
- a CDS encoding polysaccharide biosynthesis protein, coding for MRESIDLEKESFFDKLFKKYKFRQLTLLILDICSVLVAFRMSLSLTGNLNVFTINDITISACIYIVLHIVSFRLFKCYNTLWRYAGEEEIISIFIATLVYLIPAYVINKLLGFDYPIMFYVLNTIFIIMFTSGARIAYRAIRIVINKTYSRGKVSNILIIGAGDAGEMVIQELKRNPELKKVAVAIIDDDKNKIGRIIHNVKIVGTTSNIKEVVEKYNVDEIIFSIANIEKRRKKEIIDICKNTNCKIKTIPGIYEIIDGKVDIKQIREVEIEDLLGREPIKTNLREISNYIEGKVILVTGGGGSIGSELCRQIASFNPKELIIVDNYENNAYSIQQELLRKYRNELDLKTVIASIREEKRMDEIFNKYKPEVVFHAAAHKHVPLMESSPGEAIKNNIFGTLNIAGLSSKYRVKKFVLISTDKAVNPTNIMGATKRAAEMIIQTMNSESQTEFVAVRFGNVLGSNGSVIPLFKKQIEDGGPVTVTHPDIIRYFMTIPEAVGLVIQAGAMAKGGEIFVLDMGEPVRILDLAKNLIKFSGFEPDVDIKIEFSGLRPGEKLYEELLMSEEGLLDTEHKKIFIGKPIDVDREKITKYLKLLREITNNEEIEKIDGIMRKLVPTYIKPEDANIKEIAITRDK
- a CDS encoding glycosyltransferase: MKTVCYLADGSNPHTLKWCSFFKNKGYDIHVISLNGGYMEGIKIYDFGSNVEELKNENISKKTGYLGSVKKIKKLVNEIKPDILHAQYASSYGFIGSLLGYHPYIISVWGTDIYDFPNNGFIQKQIIKHNFRKADYIFSNSRDMAKEANKYTAKHVDVTFFGVDMDRFKPMEVEKEDAFVIGIIKSLEKKYGIEYLIQAFKMLKDEYKEKKIILKIGGSGSQMDNLINLTKELEIEGDVQFLGRISPENVSKTFNSFDVTVFPSLREGFGVAAIESEACEVPVIVTNVGGHPESVWENETGLIVEPKQPEEIKNAIIKLMENDELRLSMGKKGRQFVRENYEVNLNFNDIEKIYDSIFDKYKK
- a CDS encoding cell wall-binding glycosyl-hydrolase Cwp19, whose protein sequence is MKKISILVLSLIMTLTMCSVSSFADSSNDREMRAAWISTVYNLDWPKTKNNEAKQKKEYTDLLDKLKSSGINTAVVQVRPKSDALYKSNINPWSEYLTGTQGKDPGYDPLPFLIEEAHKRGMEFHAWFNPYRITMADESIDKLPANHPAKKNPSWVIKHGNKYYYDPGLPEVRKYIVDSIAEVVQNYDIDGVHFDDYFYPGVSFNDTATYQKYGNGQNKDNWRRENVNTLLRGVKASIKSIKSNVVFGVSPAGIWRNKSSDPTGSDTSGNESYVGTYADTRAWIKQGLIDYVVPQLYWPIGLKAADYSKLVAWWANEVKGTDVDLYIGQGIYKQGQSSYNGQNIAKEIVQQVTLNRKYSEIKGSMYFSAKDIANSTSIQKDLKSLYSSSEEPVAPPSNVKVEKLRGAERYDTAVSISKKGWAKNSDTVVLVNGYSIVDGITSTPLATANDAPILLVNKDNIPTSTKNEIKRLNPNKVVLIGGNNSIGDKVESEIKDTLSNVSINRVGGSDRYSTSLMIAKELVKNNPVEKLYITSGTGEADSLSIASKAGEEKQPIVLVSKDNVSDEVYNWISDLKVKDAYFIGGNLSISDSVITRLDKVITNDVSKNRIAGENREETNGKVIQKFYPNAEYPSMFVSKSNQLVDALTSGPLAAKLKSPVVMLGNSVTSAQKTALEPKKTALVYEVGDGINQNTLNTFLNLVK